From the Lepus europaeus isolate LE1 chromosome 12, mLepTim1.pri, whole genome shotgun sequence genome, one window contains:
- the NAIF1 gene encoding nuclear apoptosis-inducing factor 1 isoform X2, whose translation MAVPAKKRKMNFSEREVEIIVEELELKKHLLVNHFNAGVPLAAKSAAWHGILRRVNAVATCRRELPEVKKKWSDLKTEVRRKVAQVRAAVEGGEAPGPTEEDGAGGPGTGGAGGGGGPAVAPVLLTPMQQRICNLLGEATIISLPSATEIHPVALGPTATAAAATVTLTQIPTETTYHTLEEGVVEYCTAEAPPALPAEAPVEMMAQHADTPVKPQALKSRIALNSAKLIQEQRVTNLHVKEIAQHLEQQNDLLQMIRRSQEVQACAQERQAQAMEGTQAALSVLIQVLRPMVKDFRRYLQSNTPSPAAASDPGQVAQNGQPDSIMQ comes from the exons ATGGCCGTGCCAGccaagaagaggaagatgaacTTCTCTGAGCGGGAGGTGGAGATCATcgtggaggagctggagctgaagaaGCACCTGCTGGTGAACCACTTCAACGCTGGGGTCCCTCTGGCCGCCAAGAGCGCGGCCTGGCACGGCATCCTGAGGAGGGTCAACGCCGTGGCCACCTGCCGGAGGGAGCTGCCTGAGGTCAAGAAGAAGTGGTCAGACCTCAAGACCGAGGTCCGGCGCAAGGTCGCCCAGGTCCGGGCCGCCGTGGAAGGTGGCGAGGCCCCGGGGCCCACTGAGGAGGATGGAGCCGGTGGGCCAGGGACAGGTGGCGCCGGTGGCGGCGGTGGCCCGGCGGTAGCCCCCGTGCTGCTGACCCCCATGCAACAGCGCATCTGCAACCTGCTGGGCGAGGCCACCATCATCAGCCTGCCCAGTGCCACAGAGATCCACCCCGTGGCCCTCGGACCCACGGCCACTGCAGCCGCGGCCACGGTCACCCTGACACAGA TCCCCACAGAGACCACCTACCACACGCTGGAGGAGGGCGTGGTGGAGTACTGCACGGCCgaggcacccccagccctgccggcCGAGGCGCCCGTGGAGATGATGGCCCAGCACGCGGACACGCCCGTCAAGCCGCAGGCGCTCAAGAGTCGCATCGCCCTCAACTCCGCCAAGCTCATCCAGGAGCAGCGGGTCACCAACCTGCACGTGAAGGAGATCGCCCAGCACCTGGAGCAGCAGAACGACCTGCTGCAGATGATCCGCCGCTCCCAGGAGGTGCAGGCCTGTGCCCAGGAGCGCCAGGCCCAGGCCATGGAGGGCACCCAGGCGGCCCTGAGCGTGCTCATCCAGGTCCTCCGGCCCATGGTCAAAGATTTCCGCCGCTACCTGCAGAGCAACACGCCCAGCCCGGCCGCCGCCTCTGATCCCGGACAGGTGGCCCAGAACGGGCAGCCGGACAGCATCATGCAGTGA
- the NAIF1 gene encoding nuclear apoptosis-inducing factor 1 isoform X1 has translation MSPAWPGRERCAPLPERKVVAMAVPAKKRKMNFSEREVEIIVEELELKKHLLVNHFNAGVPLAAKSAAWHGILRRVNAVATCRRELPEVKKKWSDLKTEVRRKVAQVRAAVEGGEAPGPTEEDGAGGPGTGGAGGGGGPAVAPVLLTPMQQRICNLLGEATIISLPSATEIHPVALGPTATAAAATVTLTQIPTETTYHTLEEGVVEYCTAEAPPALPAEAPVEMMAQHADTPVKPQALKSRIALNSAKLIQEQRVTNLHVKEIAQHLEQQNDLLQMIRRSQEVQACAQERQAQAMEGTQAALSVLIQVLRPMVKDFRRYLQSNTPSPAAASDPGQVAQNGQPDSIMQ, from the exons ATGTCCCCGGCGTGGCCAGGACGCGAGCGATGCGCTCCCCTTCCAG agaggaaggTAGTGGCCATGGCCGTGCCAGccaagaagaggaagatgaacTTCTCTGAGCGGGAGGTGGAGATCATcgtggaggagctggagctgaagaaGCACCTGCTGGTGAACCACTTCAACGCTGGGGTCCCTCTGGCCGCCAAGAGCGCGGCCTGGCACGGCATCCTGAGGAGGGTCAACGCCGTGGCCACCTGCCGGAGGGAGCTGCCTGAGGTCAAGAAGAAGTGGTCAGACCTCAAGACCGAGGTCCGGCGCAAGGTCGCCCAGGTCCGGGCCGCCGTGGAAGGTGGCGAGGCCCCGGGGCCCACTGAGGAGGATGGAGCCGGTGGGCCAGGGACAGGTGGCGCCGGTGGCGGCGGTGGCCCGGCGGTAGCCCCCGTGCTGCTGACCCCCATGCAACAGCGCATCTGCAACCTGCTGGGCGAGGCCACCATCATCAGCCTGCCCAGTGCCACAGAGATCCACCCCGTGGCCCTCGGACCCACGGCCACTGCAGCCGCGGCCACGGTCACCCTGACACAGA TCCCCACAGAGACCACCTACCACACGCTGGAGGAGGGCGTGGTGGAGTACTGCACGGCCgaggcacccccagccctgccggcCGAGGCGCCCGTGGAGATGATGGCCCAGCACGCGGACACGCCCGTCAAGCCGCAGGCGCTCAAGAGTCGCATCGCCCTCAACTCCGCCAAGCTCATCCAGGAGCAGCGGGTCACCAACCTGCACGTGAAGGAGATCGCCCAGCACCTGGAGCAGCAGAACGACCTGCTGCAGATGATCCGCCGCTCCCAGGAGGTGCAGGCCTGTGCCCAGGAGCGCCAGGCCCAGGCCATGGAGGGCACCCAGGCGGCCCTGAGCGTGCTCATCCAGGTCCTCCGGCCCATGGTCAAAGATTTCCGCCGCTACCTGCAGAGCAACACGCCCAGCCCGGCCGCCGCCTCTGATCCCGGACAGGTGGCCCAGAACGGGCAGCCGGACAGCATCATGCAGTGA